In Bacteriovorax sp. Seq25_V, the genomic window TAAAGGGCCATACCAAGCAGCTCTTTACTCTGCAACGAGTGCTGAGGCCTTTGAAACTTTTAAAACAGAATTCTTTTCAGGACATATTTTTGAAAATGTAAACGTCGGTATTACTAATGCTCTTGTTAGTAAGATCGATACCTTTAACATCACACTCAATTATCAAGAAAAGAAAGTGATGCTTGAGCAATTTCTTAAAAAAGAGGCCAAGGGCAGCGGTGTTATTTTTCTTAACCAGAAAGAGAGTGTTGTTGAAATATATGACTTCTTAAAGAATAATTTTAAGGATCTTAAAATTCATGTTCTTCATGGTGATATGAGTGCTAAAGATAGAAAGGCATCTTTTGAAAGTTTTAGAACAATAGGTGGAATCCTAGTCACTTCTGATATGGCCGCTCGTGGTATTGATGTTAAGGGACTTGCTTGGATTCTTAACTATGACTTACCATTTGAAGCTGTTTACTACGTTCACCGTAGTGGGCGTGTTGGTCGTAATGGTGCTTATGGAAAAGTTTATAACTTTGTAACGAATAAAGATATGCCACTAATTGGCCGTATCAATGAAGCAATTCAAGGCCAAACTGCCTTAAAAATTGATTCAATTGCAATCAGAAAGAATGCTTTTGCTAAAGGTGGACAAGCACCAGCGAAGAAAGCTGCCAAGAAAGTAGCAAGACGTGATACAGCACCTAAAAGAACTCCAAGATTTGCCAAGAAAAATACAAAGAAGACAACGAAGAAAGTTGGAGTGAAAACAACGAAGAAAGTAACGAAGGCTTCAACAGCAAGGCCAACTCGTAAGGTGACAAAAAGATCGAATAAGAGAACATAATTTCCTTTTTTTAAAACTAGTTTTTTAATATAGAATAGTCCTATGAGAATTTTAATTTTTATAGGACTTTTTCTTTTTATGGCCGGTTGTTCAAAGGAGGAAACTTACACTCCTCAGGACATGTTCTTTATGGCCTATAACTTTGATAATTCAATTGAGGAAGTTCGTATTGCGGCTTCTGATCCCTCAAAGAGTGTGAAGTGTAGTTCTTACGGAGAGGGTTGTATTGAAGGTTCCCCTAAAAGATTCAAAGTTAGATTAGTCGAAATGATTGTCGCTCAATATCATACGAAAAAAGGTGCTTGTCTGGCAGCTTTAAAAATTGATCAATATTATGTAAGAAATTGGCTACTGGATGATGTAAAAGGTGAGCCCGTTTTGGAGAGTTTTGTGAAGGAAGTGTATGATGCAAAGAACCCACAGTCCGAGAAGGACTGTGAGTAATTATATCTATTTATTTTAGACAAACCTTTTCAAAAGTATCAACAGGCTTATCCTGATTTCCTTGATAGCTATGCCCGCCAAGAACACCAAGACAATCTCCAAGTTTTACAACTTGTGAGAAGCCTTTATATTCTTTTAAGTACCTACCACTGTGTATCCAGTGCTTCTTAGTAAAATCATATTCATAGATATGTGGAATATATTCATATTCCCACTGGCTTAGCTTAAACATCCCTCCAAACACAAATGCCGTATCTCCAATTGTTCCACTCGCAGGGGCGAATGTTGCAAATGGTAGTTTTGGAAGCTCTGAAAAAGTTTTGGTCTTAGGATCAAAAACAGTGAAGTTATCAAGAAGCGCGAAATGACTTCCGCCCTCTGAGATTCCACCAACTAAGTGAATCTTTCCATTTTTTACAAAAGAGTTAAATGCTCTTCTCTTAAGTGGAAGTTTTACTTCAAGAGTTTCCCAAGTATTCTTTTCAAGATCGTATACATCAATCTCATCGTGGAATGTTCCATCAATATCATCTTTAAACTTTGGTGTAGAGTCCCATCCTCCAAGTAGATAAACTTTATTCCCAATTCTTGATACGGTATTGGAAGATCTTTTTCTTGGCATCTCAGAGATTTCTTCCCATGTATTTGTAAGTGTATTATATCTTTCAACTACTGAAAGCGATTTCCACTTCGGAAGAGTTGTTTCTTCGTAAGCAAATCCTCCAAAAGCATAAATATAGTGCTTATAGGCCGCTAACTGAAATCCGTGCGAAGGATAAATTCTTGGCGCCATATTCGTCCAAGTCTTAGTTTTTAGATCATATGCAGTCACTCGTCCTGTAAATGACTCTGGTGGGTATGTGTGCTCAGCACCCTGGTGACCACCTGCTACATATACTTTTCCGTTTAGTTCTATTGTTCCAAATGATGATCTTGGTTCGCCAATTAATTTTGGAAGCTGCTCAATCTCAATATTGATATTCCCCGAAACCTGAGGTGCATAGAAACTAGTTCCTGGTTTAGAAATTAGAAGAACTTCCTGGTTTAGCCCTTCTGACCATGATTTGAAGGATTGTGTGTAGATTGAGAAAACACCATTTTCAAGACGATCTGAGGTATAAAGTAGATTTCCTTTTGCATCAAATGATGGTGAAAAATCTCTGTCTTGGTGAGTAGTTACTTTTATCGTTTGTTTGGTAAAGCGATCATAGATATGAATGTCCCAGTTATCATTTTCTTTAGAAGTATAAGCAATGTACTTTTCATCTTTAGAAAGTGACGGTGACATTCCTTTCCCAATAACTTTCTTGTCATTATTTAGAATATCAAAAATAACAATTTCTTTTTCTGTATTATTTCTTTGATAGATAAGGACCTCTCCACTTTGAAATGGAACAGGGAAGTAAGAAGGAAGTTCTTCATTAATATATGTGATATTTTGATTCTTATCAGTTGTATTTATAAAACCGATTTTTGACTTCATTGAAAAGAAAATCATCGAGTCTTGCTTTGAAAACTTTGGTTGTAGAATAAAGCTCTTGTCCGTGTAAGTAGAGTCAGTTCCTAGACTTAAGTTCTTCACCGTAAGAACTAGTGAGTCTTGATCACTACCTTTTACGAAAGTGACTTTTTGTCCATCACTTGAGATACTCGGATATAGATTCCATTCTTTATCACTTTCAAGAATGGTGTAATCTTTTTGATTTGTAGATAGACCAATATGTTTGCCTTTTGAATCTTCTACAAGAAAAACCATTTTTGCTGCCTGGACACTCAGGCCAGAACATAGAACTGTAGCAAGAATGAATGATTTAAAATTCATAAAACTCCCCAATAAAAATTTACGATAAATAACGATATGAATAGGAGTTTGATATGTCAAACTACTTCGCAGAAAAGTAGTACTTAATGAATGCTGCTTCGAATAAATCAATCTTGGCCAGCCATCTTTGATTAAAGCTTTTTGTTTCTTCAGACTGGTGTTTTGAGAGGTTCTCTTTGAATAGAACAATCCAACGACCTACCTCTCCGCGTCTTATTTTTAGGTATTCATGAATTTTAAGAACATTTGGACGATTAAACTCAGGGGTGTGTCCTTCGATTAACTGCGATGCCCAGAAGTCTACAACTTTTGGAATATGGTCTTCAAATGCCCCGAGATCAGAATGAATAGTTTTATGGCCATTTGGGTCTGAGCTGATCTTTCTAAAGTGATAGCCAATGAAGACATCATTAATTGCGATCGCGTAGAAGCTTCTAACTACTTGTAATATATGATCTTTTTCACTATTCATAAAAAATATTTGTCCGAGTATAAAGTTCGGTTTTTAAAAGCCGACAAAATAAGTATGAAAAAACTAATACTAATACTCGTTTGCATGGCATGGTCTGCTTATACTTATTCTGCCGATATCAAGATTCTATCACAAGGTGCATGTTGGGCACAGGATGAATCTGACACATTGAAAGTTTCTTCTTTCAATGAACATTCTAGTTATGTCGTCGATAAGAATTTTCTTGGGCCGTTGATTCAGCGCCTAGAAAAAAATAGTGTAACTGTCTCAGATATTACGAATATAGATTCTTATATTCACTGTTCTGGCCTAGGTCTTCGCCACGTTTTTAAAGTTTCGACTGCTAATGATCAAAACTTTTGTGTCTGGGGACAGTATAAAAAAGGAGAGTTATCTATTCTTGATTTTGATCTTGCTGACTCTTATCAGGGCATCTGTGATGGTGTCGTCGCAAATAAGCTTATTGTCGGTCCTGCGAATGGGTTTACCATTGAAGACATCTCTTCTGAGGTAGAATCTTATGGATATAAAGTTGTGGCAAAGAGTCCATTATATAAGGATATTTCATCAATAACTCTTGAGGTCGAGAGTAATGAGATTTTCAAAATTCATACGCTACTAAAAGCTTCAAAAACTATCCGAGTTGTAGACTTGGTGACAAGACAGAGGCCAATTGGTGAGGCGATGTTTAGTGAAGCTCTTTCCTATTCTTCTAAATAGGCTTACTTTGTAAAATCTACAAAGAAGCCTACTATTTTCCAAACCAGCTAGATTTTATTGTATACGTAGTTATCAATTACTTAACTAGGATACAATTATATGAAAGCAATTCTTTTCAGTTTTTTATGCCTCTCAACTCTTGCAAGCACAGGTATTAATGTAAAGGTTAGCGATGGTCTAACAGCACAGTGTAAAACAAAAGCAGATATACAAAGATATAAATTTGGAGCATATAAAACTTCGCTAAATTCAGTTTCAGTTTCTAATGAAACTGCTGACTTCAATGTCAATGTAAAGTTTCTAACTTGCCAATCAGAGGGGGAAGAAATTGGATTCTCTGAAATTGCTCCTCTAAGTACTTTAAGCTACAAAGTTGTAACAATGGATAGGGAAGTAAGAGAAGTTATAGCACAACCTGAAGAAGTTAAGGTTATTGCTTACAGAGATGGTGTTTTCAAAAAGATTGCAGAAGTAGTACTCGCAAATGATTCAACACAAGATCTTGATCTCGATATTAAAATTGAAGACTTATTATCACTGGAAGAAATTTCTTCTTTAAACGAAGGAAAAGTAATTACAGGTAACTTTGATTACCAGGTACAGAAATTAGTAAGAATTAACGATTCAAAATATGCTAATACAATTAACTTTGGAGCTTTCAGAATCCACTTCAAAGCAAGTTTAGATGCATCTAACTCAATTAAAATCGAAACTTTAAAATAAAAAAAAGGCTTCCGTAGGGAAGCCTTTTTTGATTATCTTTTTCCAAGTTCTTGAATTGTTTTTCCAAGAGATTTTGACTTCTTCTTAAAGAAGTTATTATTCTCCTCAAGCTCAGCTTCTTCTTTACAGTTGATACAAAGTTCCGCTGTCGGACGTGCATTAAGCCTGTCATAACCGATCTCTGCATCACAGTCATCACATAGCCCAAATTCGCTACGGTCAATTTTAAGAAGAGTTTTATTAATTTTTTTGAGATAGAAATTCTCTCTGTTTTTAAATCTGATTTCTTGAGAAGTTTGTGCGTTGATAGAAGCCTCATCGACTGGGTCGAAAAGTTCATTCTTGTCCATACAGTACTGATCTTTAGAAGAATTCTTATTCAGGATTCTTTCCTTATCAGCAAGAAGCTTGTCCTTAAGGTTTTTAATTTGTTCCTCGGACAGATAAGAGTTTGCTCTTGTCATACTATCCACTCCTGTTGTCATGTCTCGCTCTAATTTTTAATCCGTCCTTGTCTTAAAATTTAAAGCTAAAAGTTTGTTGTTTGTGTGTTGCAAATGAATTTACAGAACTTTACATGTGTTAGTAAAAGGTATTTTTCTTACAAAGATTTACAGTGCACGAGAATTCAGGGACTTAGGTAAGTCCTTCGGGATAGATTTTTCGCAATACGGGCAGAATTTCCAAAATTGTAGGTCATATTCGCTATGACACGACTCGCACTCTATCACATATTCTAAATCAGCAAAGAGTTCATTATGAGCTCCTGTAAAGATTTCAGGACGCATCGCGCGTATTGTTGTAGGATGTGCGCGGTATGTTCCAGGTATCGATTTATTGGGAACAAATTTGGCCGGGGAAACAGACTTATCTGGAAATATTTGTACTTGGATTTCCGCCTCTGCTTGAGAATTATACATTCTTTGTTCAACTGCATTTTTTGCGGCCATTAATCTTTCATATTGTTGCTGTGATTCGAAATCTTTACTCATCTATTTCCCCATCGTCTCTCTAGTAACTCGATAATCTGTTTTGCTGCTTTCTTGTGCGAGTTAAAGCTTGCAAGCATTCCTGGTTTCGCTTTTAAAACGTCTGGCTTTAAAATGATGGACTGTGAACCAAGTGATTCAATTAGCCTCAGGGTCCATTCTAAAGTCTCTGAGGAGTTAGTTTTTAACATATGCTTTAAAACTTCGAGAAAGTCCATTGAGACACGATTAGAATTCTTGTGAGAGGCTTCAATAATATGCTTTCTAGCAACTCCTAGCGTGAGAACTGAGATTTCTTCATCGTTACAGTTTTTAAGTGTGTGAGAGATATTTTCTTGGTGTATAAGGTTTAATGAATTCGTATTATCGAGAATACAAAGTATTTTAAAAAGTTCTTGAAAGTTTTGAGACTCGTTTATTTGCGACCATTGATTTTTTAGTACCACATGGTCTTCTGTTGTGAGGTGCAGGTGAGGACGAATATCCTGCTTCAACTTTTCGATGACTTCATTAAATACGTTATCAATATTCACTAATTAATCCTCAACTTCCCATGTATGATCACTTAAAAGTTTAACACGTCCTTCATAGCTTTTAAATGGCATTGACTTTCCCCATTCTGAAGGTGAAATCATTGATAGGACAGTATTTCCATCTTCCTTGTTGTAAACAAAGTATGATTGGCCAATAATTGGATCAAAAGGAATGTGCGCCTGATAGATAATCTCTGACATATAAACACGTTTTTTCAAAAGCTCCATTTGCTCCATTAAAGGCGCCATCTGATCGACGATTTGCTTAAATTCGCGCTTGGTCTGCTCTTGCATGGCCGCGATGGCACGAGACTTCTGCTTGCCGATATCTTCTGGGTTTATCAATGCTGAACCGCGATCATGGGCGTACTGGAGGATCGAAGGCAGTGCCGCAACTTGTGTCTTTAGCCTGTCTAGGTCAATTTTATCGACGTCTATTTCTCTTGTTTCTTCATTTTTTTTCATCAGAACCCTGTGTTAATAGGCTTGTTACTATGTATCTCTTACCTAAAGTATATGATAACTCTGTAAGTTATGCTATATGTAGGCCTATGGATAAGAAGTATCTTATAAACTCCATTTATCGTGCGACTGAAGGCGAAGGTGTTCACCTTGGAACTCCTCAGGTTTTCGTGCGTTTTCAAGGCTGTGCTATTGGTTGCATTAACTGCGACTCAATGGATACATGGGAGTTTGCTGGTGATATGTTATCACTTGAAGATATTTGGGAAAAGCTTGTCGAAGAAACATATAACTTAAAAATAAAACGTGTTTCTATAACAGGAGGAGACCCTCTTCATCCAAAACATGAGCCACAAGTTTTAGAGCTTGCAGGTTTTTTAAAAGAGAAAGGTTTCTTTGTTAATATTGAAGCTGCTGGTTCAAGAGTTGTTCATACAATTTTTGATTTAATCGATTTTATTAGTTTTGATTTTAAGACACCATCTACAGGAGTTAAGACTAGAGTTTCAAATATTGTCACACTTAATAAACAGTATCCTGGAAAATTTCAAATAAAGGCCGTCATTGCTGATGAAAGAGATTTTTTGGCGACATATGATGCTTATAATGAAGTTCTCGCACAAAGTGAATCAATGGATTTTCCTTGGGTTCTTACTCCATGCTACGAGCCTGAAGAAGAATTTCCAATGGAGAGATTTCAAAATATTTTGGCGATGAATGAAAAATACGGAAGCCTTTTTCGTGTTATCGGCCAACAACATAAGTGGGTATTTGGAGCTGACAAAAAGCAGGTTTAAGCTTGTGTTCTTGCCTCAATCATTGATGTTCCATACTGCTTAATTGTACTTATTGTTAGAATAGAGTAGTTAAACTCTTCTGCTTGTTTGGAATCCTCATCTTCAAAACCGTTACAAATAACTACCAGTTTTGAATCTCCTGGAATTTTCTTTAAAGCTACTTTGATAATACCACGAACTTTAGCAATATCAGGTGCGCAATATACTACGTATTTTTTATCTTTCTTGCTTGCGGTAAAGTGCCAAAGATTTGCCTTGTTTTTGGATATAACAACTTCATAAAGGTAACTTTTAAATACCATCGAACAATTTGTTATTAACTGATCTACTTTTTGTTTCTTATTATTCATTATTAATATTATATAAAAAAAAAAGAATTTTTCCTCATAATTTTAAGAAGAAAACAATTCCTATTTTATAGATCGATGGATGTTTTTAGTCAGTTACTTAAGAAGTTTTGGAGAGCTTCCTCTATTTAAACCTTTTTTAAATTGAAACTTCTCACCAAGTGCACGACCTATATTTGATGCCATGGCATCTGTTTTCTTTGCTGAAGTGTAACTCGCGCGCACTTTGGGGTAGACGCGGTTTACATGAATAGTGAGTTCATTTTTTGTTAGAGTTAATTCCTTACTTCTAGCTGTTTGATAAATATGTTCTTTCAAATTCTTTGATATAGTAGAACAGAAAGCTCGAGTAAAAGAATTCTTTGCAACAATGCCCTTGAGTTTTGAATTTTCCTTTTTCAGATTCTTCCAGATTGATTCTATTGAAAGAGACAAGTAATTGGCCATATATTCAGCAACGGTTACATTAACTCTTGATCCAACGACTTCAAGATATCCTCCTCCACGTCCTTGATTAAATATAGGGTAGACTTGAAAGCTTTGAAGAACTTCGTAG contains:
- a CDS encoding DEAD/DEAH box helicase, which gives rise to MAKEFVDILDVEMFGYYFKENHLVKPTDVQHQAIPPFVEGKSLQVLAKTGSGKTLSYLLPLFQMLKATENDVKAKKGSPRAVIVVPIKELATQVQDEAKKISHHIKQRVRVAMGGDKGKAVQSLKGQTFDILIGGPGRIKSMLDKGEINFDNLDCFIVDEADQLLDMGFMTDMKGIRKHFKGPYQAALYSATSAEAFETFKTEFFSGHIFENVNVGITNALVSKIDTFNITLNYQEKKVMLEQFLKKEAKGSGVIFLNQKESVVEIYDFLKNNFKDLKIHVLHGDMSAKDRKASFESFRTIGGILVTSDMAARGIDVKGLAWILNYDLPFEAVYYVHRSGRVGRNGAYGKVYNFVTNKDMPLIGRINEAIQGQTALKIDSIAIRKNAFAKGGQAPAKKAAKKVARRDTAPKRTPRFAKKNTKKTTKKVGVKTTKKVTKASTARPTRKVTKRSNKRT
- a CDS encoding TraR/DksA C4-type zinc finger protein, with amino-acid sequence MTRANSYLSEEQIKNLKDKLLADKERILNKNSSKDQYCMDKNELFDPVDEASINAQTSQEIRFKNRENFYLKKINKTLLKIDRSEFGLCDDCDAEIGYDRLNARPTAELCINCKEEAELEENNNFFKKKSKSLGKTIQELGKR
- a CDS encoding kelch repeat-containing protein, translating into MNFKSFILATVLCSGLSVQAAKMVFLVEDSKGKHIGLSTNQKDYTILESDKEWNLYPSISSDGQKVTFVKGSDQDSLVLTVKNLSLGTDSTYTDKSFILQPKFSKQDSMIFFSMKSKIGFINTTDKNQNITYINEELPSYFPVPFQSGEVLIYQRNNTEKEIVIFDILNNDKKVIGKGMSPSLSKDEKYIAYTSKENDNWDIHIYDRFTKQTIKVTTHQDRDFSPSFDAKGNLLYTSDRLENGVFSIYTQSFKSWSEGLNQEVLLISKPGTSFYAPQVSGNINIEIEQLPKLIGEPRSSFGTIELNGKVYVAGGHQGAEHTYPPESFTGRVTAYDLKTKTWTNMAPRIYPSHGFQLAAYKHYIYAFGGFAYEETTLPKWKSLSVVERYNTLTNTWEEISEMPRKRSSNTVSRIGNKVYLLGGWDSTPKFKDDIDGTFHDEIDVYDLEKNTWETLEVKLPLKRRAFNSFVKNGKIHLVGGISEGGSHFALLDNFTVFDPKTKTFSELPKLPFATFAPASGTIGDTAFVFGGMFKLSQWEYEYIPHIYEYDFTKKHWIHSGRYLKEYKGFSQVVKLGDCLGVLGGHSYQGNQDKPVDTFEKVCLK
- a CDS encoding 7-carboxy-7-deazaguanine synthase QueE — translated: MDKKYLINSIYRATEGEGVHLGTPQVFVRFQGCAIGCINCDSMDTWEFAGDMLSLEDIWEKLVEETYNLKIKRVSITGGDPLHPKHEPQVLELAGFLKEKGFFVNIEAAGSRVVHTIFDLIDFISFDFKTPSTGVKTRVSNIVTLNKQYPGKFQIKAVIADERDFLATYDAYNEVLAQSESMDFPWVLTPCYEPEEEFPMERFQNILAMNEKYGSLFRVIGQQHKWVFGADKKQV
- a CDS encoding DUF2452 domain-containing protein, yielding MKKNEETREIDVDKIDLDRLKTQVAALPSILQYAHDRGSALINPEDIGKQKSRAIAAMQEQTKREFKQIVDQMAPLMEQMELLKKRVYMSEIIYQAHIPFDPIIGQSYFVYNKEDGNTVLSMISPSEWGKSMPFKSYEGRVKLLSDHTWEVED